TCGTCCGATCTCTACACAGGCGCGATCCGTCTCCAAAAACTCAGACAAATGTTCTTCCATTGGTGTCGGAACCGCCGCGGCGGTACCGCGTTGAACATCGGCGGCTGCTTCCGCTTCGTTTTCCGCCGGCGACTTCACGCGTCGAGAACCGTACCATAGCGCTCCGGCCAGGATCAGAAATGGAATCATGGGCATTCCGGGAGCCAGCGACAAAAGGCCGAGCAGCCCTGCACCGATCTGCAATGGTTGCTTCTTGGAAAAGAACTGCGACCCGATTTCCGTCCCCAGCCCTTGTTCGTTCGATGATTTCGTCACCAGGATACCGGCCGCCGTGGCAATGATCAGGGCGGGAATTTGTGACACGAGACCATCGCCGACGGTCAAAACCGCATAGACCTTGAGCGCCTGTACGAGCGGCATCCCGTTCATCAGTCCGATAATCACACCGCCGACAAGGTTGATTCCAGTGATCACCATCGCAGCTACGGCATCGCCGCGAACGAATTTACTCGCCCCGTCCATTGCCCCATAGAACTGTGCTTCCTGCAACAGAAAGGCTCGACGGCGTTTCGCTTCAACATCATTGATGGAACCGGCATTCAGATCGGCATCGATGGCCATTTGCTTGCCAGGCATGGCGTCCAGGACGAAGCGCGCCCCCACTTCTGAGATACGCGTCGCACCTTTCGTGATGACCACGAACTGGATGACGACCAGAATCAGGAAAACCACGAGCCCCACGACAAGATTGCCGCCGACTACATAATTCCCGAAGGTTTCGACAATCTTCCCGGCTTCGCCCTGCCCCAGAATCAACCGCGTCGTGGCCACGTTCAGCGACAAACGCCCAAGGGTCAAAAGCAGCAGTGCCGACGGAAATACGGAAAGTTCCAGGGGCTGTTCGACACCGAGAGTCACCAGCAAAAGCAGAATCGTCACGCTCAAGTTGAGTGTCAGAAGAACATCGAGCAGCCCCGTCGGCAATGGGACGATCAACACAACCAATACGGCCATCACCGCAAGCGGAAACAGCAGTTCGCTGCGTTGATTCATACCCAATGGGGCGGGACTTGCCATGACTCGATCACCTCCGAAATGTTAAGCCTTTGTTCCACGCAGGCGGTAGACGTAGGCGAGGACCTCGCTGACGGCTACGAACAGTTCTTGTGGAATTGCTTGCCCAACTTTCACCGTCTTATAAAGTGCTTGTGCGACTGGCTTGCGTTCGACGACCGGAATACCGTGGCGCCGAGCCTTTGACGCGATTTGAAATGCAAACTGATCGTGTCCCTTGGCCACGATGATTGGCGCCGAATCGACTCCGCGTTCGTAACGCAACGCAATCGCCAAGTGGGTTGGATTCGTGATGACCACCGACGCCGTTGGAACGTCTTCGAGCATTCGGCGCTGATTGGCAATTTCTCGTGCACGCTGACGCCGTTTTGCAAGAATCATCGGATCGCCGTCATCTTCTTTTCGTTCTTGCTTCAACTGCTCGCGCGACATGCGCAGCCGGCGTTCATTACGAAACCACTGATATCCATAGTCCGCCCCGCCCAGAACCAGCAGGATGGCCGAGATATCCATCAGCAACTCAAGAGCCAGCGTCCAGGCGACGGAGACGGAACGTCCCAGCCGTCCTTCAGAAAGAGCCGAAATCTGTCCACCACGGTCACTGAGAACCCACCAGGACACCGCACCGATGATGATGATTTTTAGTAACGAAGAACCACCACGGATCAAACCGTCCATCGAGACGATCTTATGCCAATTCAGAAAAGGATTGATGCGATCCCATTTGGGCCCGAGCGACTCGGAATTGAAGTGCAAACCGGCCTGCGCCAGATTCGCCGCAAGGCCAACCATGAACAGTCCACCGATCAGCCATCCGGTGAGCTGCAGACCGCTGCCAAAGACCGACGAAACCATCGACTGGACACTGTCGATGGTCACATCCGTCGGCAATCGCCCCACTTGCAGGAACAGATCATTTGACATTCCGCGAACAAGCGTCAGTCCGATCCACGAGAGGCCCATCGTCCCCGAGAAAAGTAGTAATCCACTAATCAGCTCGTGACTATACGCGAACTGGCCTTCCGCGCGCGCCTCGTCACGGCGACGCTGCGTTGGAAGTTCTGACTTATCGAAATCTTCGTTTTCAGCCATCTGTCACCGTCCAATTAACAGCGACGTAAAGCCACGCATCACACCATTCATGTTGGTTGCCAGATCCGGCCAAAGAACCAAAACGGCGAGCATTCCGACGAGCAATCGAATGGCGTATCCGAACGACATCAGGTTCATCTGTGGCGCGACGCGCGACATCAGGCTCAGGATCAATGATGTCATGAACAGGCAACAAGCGACGGGCGCGGCCAGTGTCAGGCCCCATTCGGTCGCCGAGGCCAATGAACTCAGTTGTGCCGTGATCGGAAGAGCGAGGATTGATCCGCCAATCGGTTGGTCAGCAAACGAGCGATGCAGGGCCGCCAAAAACAGATGGTGAATGTCCTGCGTAAAGAACATTAGGACGCCGAAGATTTCGAAGATCTCACCGAAAATGGTCGTTTGCTGTGGTCGCGTCGGATCGGTGATCGTTCCCATCGTCAGCCCCATTTCCTGAGCGATGTATTCACCAGCAATGCGAAATGGAACAAGAAACAGGCCGAACACATAACCCAGCGCCGCCCCCACAATCACTTCACGTCCGGTCGCCATGGCGAATGCCATCCAGGGCTGTTCGTCCATCTGAGCGGCGACGCGGATGGACATGGCGCCCGATTCGGAAAACCAAAAACAGGTCAATGCGAGTGCCGTGCCGGCCTTAACCAACTGTGGGACGTTCTTCCCACCCAGGTACGGAATTGTCGCGAGAAACGATGAAACGCGGGCCAGAATCAGCCCGAAACTCATCAACCAAATTGTCAGAATGCCGTCCATGGTCGATTCAGATCTCTCAACGATCGCCGGGGGATAGGGTCCCGATAGACCCATCGGGCGAGGACGTTGAAATTGATTGAGCCTTGCGAACTAATGACCTGCCTGAGCCGCGCGAGAAAACATTTGAACGGTGAAATAAATTGACATCTGCATCAGCCAGGGCATCGTGACCACGAATAGCCCAGCCAATGCAAGAATTCGAGGTGCAAAGCTGAGAGTCTGCTCCTGAATGTTGGTCACCGCCTGGAAAATACTGATGATGAAACCGATCACCAGACTGACGACCAGGGCAGGAGTCGTCAGGAGGACAGCGTGATAGAAAAATTCGCGTCCAAGTGTCACGGCATCAAGTTCTGTCATAGCGAAATCCTTGCGGCACAGGGCAATTCTGAGCGATCCATGCGAGACCAAAACATCGTGTGGAGTCAATCGCCTGCTAGCCAAAACTTTGACTGAGCGACAATGAAACCAGGTGCCAGCCATCCGCCAGAACGAACAACAGAATCTTGAACGGCGTTGAAATGATGACCGGAGGCATCATCATCATGCCCATCGACATCAACACCGTGGAAACAACCAGGTCGACCAGCAAGAAGGGGATATAGATACAGAATCCCATGACGAATGCGGTCTTTAGCTCGCTGATAATGAACGCCGGAATCAACACACTGATCGGGGTGTCTTGAGGTGTCTGGATTGGTCCGCTTTTCGACATATGCGCGAACAATGCCAGATCATGTTTTCGCGTCTGTCGCAGCATGAATCCCTTGTGAATCTCGATCCCTCGTCGAATGGCCTCAATCCCAGTCAACTCGCCATTCAGGTACGGCAGCACCGATTTGTCGTTCAACTTGGTCAGCGTCGGTTCCATGATGAAAATCGTCAGGAACAATGACAGACCGATCAGCACGGTGTTCGGCGGAATTTCCTGCGTCGACAGGCCGCGCCGTACGAACGACATCACGATCGCAATTCGGGTGAAGCAGGTCAGACACGACAATGCAGCGGGCAATAGGACCAGGCTTCCCAGAAAAATCGCCATCTGCAGTGGTGGCGACAAGTTCTGCAGCAGGCCCGATTCGGCCAGCCGTTCCGCAACAGTCTCGACATTCGACATCGCTCATTCCTTTCCAGTGGGCCTGAAGAGAACGCGCGTGTCGAACGGTCTTGCAGCGACTGCAACCGGCGGCACTACGGGCGCGGCAGGGATTTCCGCATCCGGAACTTGCTCGCCCAGAACATCTTTGAACGACAGAGGCAGGGCAATCAAGGATTTGAGACCGGTCGCATCTGTGCCCGCTACGAGTTGCGTGTCACCAACGCGCACAAGGTGCAGCATTGCCCGCTGACCGAGCGCCACACTGCCTTCAATGCGAAATGCAGAACTATTCACACCGACGACTTGAAGCCGCTGGAGCCATGGCTTTCCAAACCACAGCGATCCAACGCATAAGGCCAGGACAATCACCGTCCCAATCCCAAGTCGCAGAAGCATTGCCCCCGTATTCGGAGGTTCGGGCCAGTTAGGCGAGTAGGACGCAAGGTCGCCTTTGTTGACGGCCGGATCGTCGTTGCTGTCTGGCAGTTCTTCGACCGGGGGATCGGATTGGGCAATCTGGCGCGAGGCCCGTACCACACTGGGGTCAGCCGCGAACATCTGTTCAAAACACGAAAGGACCAACGTGGTCGCGATGACAACGATGCGAATTCCCGTTGGAAAACGAAACACGAGACACCGCCTTCCCTGGCTGTCGTCGAGGTGAAACGCCGATTGTATTGCGGATAGGATTTTGGACGGGATGGGTTTGTAATGACATTGTCACAACCCTACCAGTGACGATTGTCTTGGTGGGTCGTGGTACAGCCGGTTCGGCTTGAAAGGTTCGTGAGCATCGCCCGCAGGCTGGTCGGCCTGATCGCGGCGAGTTCATCAACTTGTCAGTTCATTTTTTGATGTGACGTTCGCTGCCTCATGACTCCAGAGGGACGGGCACCTTGGCTGACACGATGCCATGGCGTTTTTGAATCTGGGCCGAGCCAGTCCCCGTGATTTCATCAGGTTGTGAGATAGGCACACACGGCGAATAAGAATTCGCCGTGTGAATTTGATGGGATAGGAATGAGGTCTTTTGTCTTATTGCATTTCGCCAATTTGACCGATTCAAGCACCGATGATTTCTGTGATCCGAATGGCGAACTGATCATTGACGACCACAACTTCGCCACGTGCAACTCGTACGTTCTGAACAATCAAATCGACAGGATCGGAAACGAATCGATCGAGTTCCACGACCGACCCAACACCAAGATTCAACATATCTTCCACCGACAAATCCGCTCGCCCCAGCACGGCTTCGGCATCCAATTTCACGGCATACAGGTGATCAAGTGACTTCACCGAAGCCTGTTTTGCTGGTGTGAGATTCGTAAATGTCGGAGCTTTCGCTGCGATATCGGACGTCGTCGCTGGTTTGACATTCGAGGCACTGAGTTCTTGCTCGACTTGTTCCAGTACGGCATCAAGTGATTCGGTCATAGCATTCCTCCTCAAGATCCGACAGACCATTCCATCGGGTTTAGCGCGAAAACTGTCGGATTCCGTTCATTGACCCACTGTGACGCCGGCTTCATGGGCAGTTTCTGCCGATCGATCGCGCCGACCACCTTCCGACGCGATCTCGAACGCCTGACGATTTCCCACCCGTCCAGGCCAACCGAAATAGCGTGGTTTTCCGGCAATCATCGCCTTCAGCGGTTCCGTCGTTTTCTGGTTCAGCAGAACGAGATCGCCGACCTGAAGGCCCGCCAATTGTGGAGCCGTCAACTGCACAGTCCCCAGACGCACGGTGACTTGTGTCGTCATATCTTTGGCAAGCGTTTCCAATTGCTGTCGCTCGGCCGGTGCTTTGAGACTCTCGGATGGACGAATGTTCGCGAATAATTTCGAGAGGAATTCATGCGGAAGAATCCAACTCCACTGCGCGGCTCCGAGCGATGTCGTTATCGTCGAACGACATACGATGAACGGTTCGCGGAACCGAAAGATTCGCGTCCGCCGCAGATTCGGCTCGCGCTCGACTACCTGTAAATCGTTGACCTGGTCCCCTTCCCACGCCTCGTTCATGCAGCTGGTAATGCTCGAGATCACAAATTCGCCAATCGACTGTTCGCCAGGGGTCAGGTCTCGTTCCTGAGGCCATTCCACGAGCTGCTCACCCAGCAATCCGCCAATCAGAACTTGAGCGAGTGGACCGGGGAGGGCGATCACCGACATCGCAGAGACATCGGGCAGGCTCACACGATAGCTGACCGTCTTTTCGGGCCAGCTTTGAAGCGCATCAAACGGCCAGGCCGTGGCGCAATCTTCCAGCCGGATCTGCACGCCGGGCGAATACGCCGCGATCACCTCGGCCAGCATCAAATTCGCCCGCGTAAGCCACTGGACGAGTTTCTGACGGGTGACCGGATGAAGTGTCGGAGGGCGTGAAAAATCGTGCGGTTGGATCGTCATTCGACGCGAAATTCTTCAAAAAGGATGTCATTCACTCGTTCGTGACCATCTTTGAATAGCAGCGAGTTGAAGTTGTCTTGAATCTCACGGCGTAACCGATTGACCCCGACTTTGCCGCGAATATCCTCGATCGATTTATCCGCCAGATGACTCGTAAGCCAGGTTCTCAACACCGGCCGCTTGGCATCGAGAGCATCTTTGACTTCATCCTCGAACTTTCCGTCGGTTTGTACGGAAATATCGAGGCTCAAGAACTTGGTCAGATTGCTCTCATTCAAGTTCACGACGATCTGGCCGAACGGCAGGAAACAAGGTCCGACCTTGATCACCTTCTTCACTTCCTTGCCGTGTCCACCGTGATCCCCGCCATGTGCATCGGCTTTCTTCGGAGCTTCCGCTGGTGCCTCATGCCCACTTGCAGCGGCCTCGTGGCCGTGGCCTGAATCGTGCGCCGCAGTGTCGTTTTTGGCACCGGTCGCCTCGTGTCCGCCGCTCATCATGGTTGGAAGCACGATGCCCGCTGCAGCAGACGTTAAGCCCACGCCGCCCAACAGAAGGATTTTCTTCAAGTCCATGATTGCCACCTTTAATTTGCGGGCCGACGGTATCAAACGTCCACCATCGGCGCAATGCGCCCGCAGCCTCTTATGGATCACATCGGCCCTGGCAAGTTAAACCTTGAGGGATTCGAAGGATTTCCCGAAAAGACCATGCGAATGCATTAGGCGGTCTGGACGCCCAAGCAAAACCTCACATCGACGATCCTTCCGTTCGGTGTTCGCGTCAACAGTTGCGGTGTTTCACCATGCGTTGCCGGGATGAATGCCTTGCTGCAACAAGAACGGCGCGATTGAAATTGATCTTCAAGAGATTCTCATCAAATTAACGATCGCCGATGGATCAATTGATCTTGATCAAAGTATTTCAGGTGCCTAGTATCCCGACCTCTCTCCCTCAACAAATCGAATTTCATCTCCCCTGCCAGGCCATTCCCCGTGGATATCCTTCGCTCGCAAAGAGTCTGCGCGCAGCGAGCGTTTCGAGTTTTGCTCGGAACGTTCCTCTTCGGACTCACCATACACATTTCTGGTCAAGTGTTGGTTCAGGCCGCCGACGGCGATCGGTACCAATCCTATGAAGTCAAACACAAGTCGGTGACCGAAGCGGAATCCGTTCTCACCGAGATGCTGGACGGATTTGAAGACTCCATCGACATCGTGGCCGATGCCAAATCCAATCGGCTTCTCGTCAGCGGACCAGAGAAGGCGCATCGAATTATCGCCAAGGTCCTGCGCAGCATTGATGTACCAACTTCGACCGAGACATCGACGACATCCGAACCGATTGTCAAATCGTATGCCTGTTCGAAGACGAATTTGAACGGAATTGTGGCGAAGTTGCGCGAGCGATATTCCGAACAGGATGGCGTTCGTATCGCGGGTTACTCCGCAGGTGAACGATTGTTGATTCTGGCGCCGCCTGAAGTCCATGACGAGATTCGAAGCATCTTCGCCGACGAGGAGGAAGAGACCGAAGCGGATCGCCCTGCACCTCGCACGTCGCGACCTTTGGCCACCACACAACGCGACGCCACAGCAATTCGTCGCGAATCGACTGAGCCCCGCCGAAAGACTGCCGTCGCCCAGACTGACAAACGGATCAAGCAGATTTCTGTCCCGGTCGCACAGACGGCTCAAGAAACGGAAGAACGATTTATCGGACTCACCCGCGTCAATACCGACGCTGTTGTCCCATTCCTCAAGAAAACCGTAGGACTGCAACTCGACGCTGTCGGATCGAGCCGAACGGCCTATCGCCTGACGACGACACAAGGCTTGGTACTCGAACTGTCGCTCGACCGAAAACGTCGAGGTGTGCTTCTGACCGGCGATCCAGAACTCTGCAATCAAATGGCACTCGTTCTCGAGAGTCTGGACGAACCGAACACCACAGGCGGCGACACAACAACCGTGTTGCCGCTGCACGGAGTCGATCCTGTCAAAGTTCAAGACGTGCAAAGTGCGTTGCGTGTCGAGCCGAAACGAGTGGCACCCACGCGTGAAAAGTCAAAATCCGCTCGCCTCAAAGGTCAACAGTCGGCAGTGCGACAGGCCAACATCAGCGGAGGTGACGATGAACTGAGCACAATCCGACTGGCGGGAAATCAGGAATCCGCACCGCAACAAAACAATGCGGGCGTTGACGAAGTTGAGATGGCTGACGAGGTTCAGGGGCTCGACCAGCAGTTGCGTCGCTTCGGTCCCGAGCTGGAAGTGGAAGTCCTGCCTGATCTCGACGTCATCATCATTCGCGGGAACAAGAATGACGTCCGCGAAATGACGCGAATCCTGAAAGAACTGGAACGCTTGAGTGTTGAGACCGAACCCACGGTCGAGGTCTATCCACTTCAACATGTTCGTGGCGACTCGCTGGCGATACTGATTGAGAAAGTGAATACGGATCTTACCGGAGGACTGCGTGGACGCGTCACGGTCACGCCATTGATCAAGCCTAATGCGCTCTTGATCATCGGCTGGGGTGATACCGTCGAATCGGTTCGAGAGCTAATTGCGAAGCTTGATCAGCCAATTCCCAAAGAGGCCCAATTCCAGATCTTCCGACTAAAGCATGCGGACGCACAATCCGCACGCACAACGGTGCAAGAGTTCTTTACGGCGCGCAACACACCTGGGGCAGGCACCGGTGCGGTGGCGGGTGCGGGCCTTGCACCACGAGTTCAAGTGACCGCCGATTCGCGAACGAATTCTCTGATTATCCAGGCCGCGCCGCGTGATCTGGCAGAAGTGACGTCCCTGATCGAGCAACTGGATGTCGCCGGTGGCGAAGTCGTTCATCAAGCACGCATCTTCAAACTCAAGAATACGCTGGCGGCCGATTTGGCACCGCTGCTTCAATCGGCGATTGATGGATCTCGTGGGGGAACCGGCAACGCGAACGCACAAAAAGCATCGATGTTGGAATTCATGGCGATCGACAAAGAGGGGAATCAAATCCTCAAGCAGGCGGTCCTGACCGACGTCAAGGTGACGCCTGATCCACACACAAATTCGTTGCTCGTATCAGCATCGCCCGAGAGTATGGAACTGATCGCTGCGTTGATTAAACGGCTGGACGATACCGTCAGCGAGGGCGCTCAAATCAAGGTGTTTCGCGTTTACAACGGCGATGCCACCAGTCTGGTGGGAATGCTTCGGTCATTGCTGCCACCGCCAAACGCATCACCGACTTCTCCACAGCTCGCCAATTCACGTGACGAAACGTCGTTGATCCCCGTCCGGTTCTCTGTGGACTTGCGGACCAACAGCATCATTGCAACCGGCGCCGCTGGTGATCTCCGGATCATCGAAGCCTTGCTGTTGCGACTCGATCAGCGCGATGTTGAGCAGCGTAAGAATCAGGTCTATCGCCTGAAGAATGCTCCCGCGGCCGCAGTTGCCAAAAGCGTGAATGACTTCCTGAGAAGCGAACGAACCGTTCAGCAGGCCGCTCCGGGCGCGATCAGTCCATTCCAGCAAATTGAAAGCGAAGTCGTTGTCGTCCCTGAACCTGTCAGCAATTCGTTGATCATCAGTGCCACCCCCCGTTTCTTCGACGAGATCGAGAAACTGGTGGTGAAGCTGGATGCGGAACCGCCTCAGGTCATGATTCAGGTCATGATCGCTCAGGTGTCGCTCAACAATACGAACGAGTTCGGTGTCGAGCTGGGAATCCAAGACTCCGTCCTGTTTGATCGCAGTCTGCTGGGAAATCTGGTGACGACGGCCAGTTCGACGTCCGCCTCGACCCCTTCTGGAATTCTGACTCAAAACACGCAGAACGTTTTGGGTGCGACGAACACGCCAGGTTTTAATTTCAATGGATCGCCACTTGGTAACAGCGGTGCACCAGGTGCGCTCGCGGGTTCCAACACCGTTGGCGGACAAGCCGTTTCCAACTTTGGCGTTGGAAGCAGTAATCAGACACTCGGATACGGAGGGCTCGTTCTTTCCGCAAGCAGCGAAAATGTCAGCGTGTTGATTCGGGCGCTCAGGCAATCCAATCGCTTGGAAGTTCTTAGCCGTCCTCAAATCCGAACGCTCGACAATCAGCCCGCTTTCATCCAGATCGGTCAGAAAGTGCCGCGCCTTGTGAGCGTCTCTGTGACGCAGGTTGGGTCGGTCAACGGCGTCACACTGGAAAACGTGGGATTGATCCTGGGGGTCACGCCGCGAATCAGTCCCGAGGGAATGGTGGTCATGGAAGTCGATGCCGAAAAATCGGAAGTCGACGTCACCGACCAGGGGATTCCCGTCTCTGTGTCTGCCAGCGGCGCGGTGATCCGCTCGCCATTGTTTAACGTCACGACGGCGTCAACCACGGTCAGTGCGCTCAGTGGAGAAACGATTATCATCGGCGGGCTCATCACCAAGAGTAACAATGACACGCGCCGCCGCGTTCCCGTGCTGTCCGATATTCCGATCCTCGGGAACCTGTTCCGCTATGACAGTGTCATCGCACAGCGTTCTGAGCTCTTGATCATCCTCACGCCGCATGTCATTCGCAGTCCCGAAGAATCTGCGAGGATTAAACGAGCCGAAGTGGCTCGCATGCACTGGTGTGCCGGTGACGTGGTCGACGTCTATGGTCCAGGGATCATCGACGAAGAACCCATTGGGCCGTTCGGTGACAACGAAGTGCCTGTCATCTATCCGGATGTCAACCCGCGCGGTTCACTCCATCCACCCGAGATTCCTCCACAACCACAACCGCCGCAACCCATCGAATCACTTCGCGGGCAGGTTGGTGGAAAAGCCGATGACGCAGCGGCAACGAAGAACAAGCAAATGGCGAAGTTACCGATCTTCTCCGCCAAAAAACGGAAATGATCCCGGCTCTTGCGAAACATGAAAACGCCTCATGAATCCATTGAATGAAATGCGAATGACACGATTCGAATCCAGGTGGACCCGACGTTGTTTCCTCGCCGCGCGCGACGAACAGACGAGTCCACGCATCCAGCGCGCGTCGTGTGGCCGAACGGTGGCCGCCACCCTCGCGATTTGCTTAACGCTGATTTGCGGTTGTACCGTCTTCGATATGAATCAGAGGATTCCCTGGATGAATCCCGACGCGGTCGAGAAAGAACCGACACATTTGACGGCCCTTTGGACTCACACCGTATTGAATCAGCCTGGCAAGAAAGGAATTCGCGGATTCGGTGGGCGACTCATGTTTCACGGCAAGGAAGCGAACAATAAACCGGTTCTTGTCGATGGCACGCTGACGGTCTATGCATTCGATGAAACCGAGCGATCGAGCACCGTCCCTGAACGCAAATTCGTCTTCACCCCAGAACAATTCGCCAAGCACCACAGTGTCTCAAAGCTGGGCCATTCGTACAGTGTCTGGCTGCCTTGGGACGAAGTCGGCGGCGAACCGCGGCGAATTAATCTTGTCGCTCGTTTCGAACCAGCGGGCGGTGCCATGATTTTGTCAGAGAATGCACTTCAGTATTTGCCGGGAATCGCTCCAGATAACTATGACGAACCTTCGTCATCACCGAAGGACGAGAAAGCCCCATCCGAAATTCAGCAGGCTGGCTATCAACAATCGTCCTGGAAAGTCCAGGAACGGACCCTGCCAACACGATTGAATCAGACCACGGATACGATTGACCTGCCGCCAAGCTTCAGTCGACGACTTGGAAATGACATCGACAACTCGGCATCAAAGCCGAATAACCCTACCGACGACGCGACCATCGCACCGGGATTGCTGCCGGATGCTGCCGAGGCCGCATCGAACGGGAAATCCGCAGACGCGAGCAGCGAAAAGGCCCCCAAGTCGGTGGCGGAAGCGCTGAAAGAACGTAAGGAAGAGCAGTCGATCTCGTCACAGCAGGCGCTTATGGAGCGGAAGAAAGAACTTTCAGATCATTTTCAACGGCGAAGATCCCAGGTTCAAAGAGAACCATCTGGCCAATCAAGGCTTTCTCGTCCTCCGTTCCGACGAGACCCTCAAGACGAACTGTCGAGCCGTCTACAAATGTCGTCACCTGAACAGGTCGACCTCCGACAGCCAAACGATTGATTTGCGACTGTAGATTGGCGTTGATCGCGTCCACAGGTCGGGGCACGTACTGAAACGCCACGTCCAACTTCGGCTCGTACATCCGCGATCGATTCAGCGGTGGGCGAGGGGGATTTAACAGATTTTCGGGCACGCGCCGCTCAACAACTTCGAGAGCCGCAGGCAAATTCCCGACCAGTTTCGAAGCCTGAACATTTCCGACTGCCCGATTCCCGCTACCATCGCTACCAACAAAATCACTCGTGGAACGGCTGTCTCGCATAAATCGATACCCGCTTCCTCCGCCACTTCCACTCGTCGAGGTTGCTCCGCCGCCGACTCCCGGTGCGCCTGTCAGCCCCCCGAAGTTGCCACCTCCCGGATTGTTTTGCGGCTGAAGTGACGAACCGCCGAAGTTGCGCGATCCAAACATCTGCGCGAAGGAATCATGCGCGCCGAAGCTGATAAAGCCCACCGCAACGATCACCATACCCGTCGATCGTAGCATTCCCAACTCCCTTGTAAGCGAAGCTTTGCGGATTACGCCAAGCATAACGACTGCACCGATTGGGTAACGCAGGTTGCAATGCGCACGCGCAAACCCTTCCGGCTGCCGATGACAATCTTAAGTCACGTTGTTGCTCGCGGAAAGATCCCGAGACCCAAAGGTGATTCGGACCGTCGCCCATACGACCTTAACTGGACGTTCCGAATCTCGCCCCGATCTCGTGATTTCCGTGAAAAGTGTGAAGATAGTTGAACTGTACCTCATCGCCTTCAATGAAAGATCGAGCGAACGGCGCAATCCAGTAAATGGGTCGCAAGGGACATGAAATTATATGTCGATTTGACCAATGGCCCACCCGGTCCATTAGAATGATCGTCAATGCCCGCCGGCGGACAGACTTCTGTCCGCCAACGCCCTTGCCAGAACACGAGATTTTGTCCAGTTGTTCCAACCCAATCGAACAGCCCAGCAAACTTCTCATCCCGCCTGATTGTGCTTTCCGCAGATGGAGATCTGATCTTGGACCACCACAAATCCATCACCGTTTTTTCGCGAATCGTCGCGTTCGCGTTATTTGCGGGGATCCTTGCTTTCGGTCCCGTTTCGTCATTTGGACAGGATGGCACCGAACCGTCGATCGAATCCAGCTTCGTCCGCCTGGCTGATCCAAAGATTGCCGAAGCTCTTAAGTTGACAGACGAACAGAGGGGTAAGGTCGCCGGTTTGATCACCGCGCGGGCCGAAGCGATCGGAAAGGCGGCCCCCGCAGACCGTCCCCAAGTCATCGCAC
This genomic interval from Schlesneria paludicola DSM 18645 contains the following:
- a CDS encoding FliM/FliN family flagellar motor switch protein, with protein sequence MTESLDAVLEQVEQELSASNVKPATTSDIAAKAPTFTNLTPAKQASVKSLDHLYAVKLDAEAVLGRADLSVEDMLNLGVGSVVELDRFVSDPVDLIVQNVRVARGEVVVVNDQFAIRITEIIGA
- a CDS encoding FliM/FliN family flagellar motor switch protein, encoding MTIQPHDFSRPPTLHPVTRQKLVQWLTRANLMLAEVIAAYSPGVQIRLEDCATAWPFDALQSWPEKTVSYRVSLPDVSAMSVIALPGPLAQVLIGGLLGEQLVEWPQERDLTPGEQSIGEFVISSITSCMNEAWEGDQVNDLQVVEREPNLRRTRIFRFREPFIVCRSTITTSLGAAQWSWILPHEFLSKLFANIRPSESLKAPAERQQLETLAKDMTTQVTVRLGTVQLTAPQLAGLQVGDLVLLNQKTTEPLKAMIAGKPRYFGWPGRVGNRQAFEIASEGGRRDRSAETAHEAGVTVGQ
- a CDS encoding flagellar basal body-associated FliL family protein, with amino-acid sequence MDLKKILLLGGVGLTSAAAGIVLPTMMSGGHEATGAKNDTAAHDSGHGHEAAASGHEAPAEAPKKADAHGGDHGGHGKEVKKVIKVGPCFLPFGQIVVNLNESNLTKFLSLDISVQTDGKFEDEVKDALDAKRPVLRTWLTSHLADKSIEDIRGKVGVNRLRREIQDNFNSLLFKDGHERVNDILFEEFRVE
- a CDS encoding secretin N-terminal domain-containing protein — protein: MDILRSQRVCAQRAFRVLLGTFLFGLTIHISGQVLVQAADGDRYQSYEVKHKSVTEAESVLTEMLDGFEDSIDIVADAKSNRLLVSGPEKAHRIIAKVLRSIDVPTSTETSTTSEPIVKSYACSKTNLNGIVAKLRERYSEQDGVRIAGYSAGERLLILAPPEVHDEIRSIFADEEEETEADRPAPRTSRPLATTQRDATAIRRESTEPRRKTAVAQTDKRIKQISVPVAQTAQETEERFIGLTRVNTDAVVPFLKKTVGLQLDAVGSSRTAYRLTTTQGLVLELSLDRKRRGVLLTGDPELCNQMALVLESLDEPNTTGGDTTTVLPLHGVDPVKVQDVQSALRVEPKRVAPTREKSKSARLKGQQSAVRQANISGGDDELSTIRLAGNQESAPQQNNAGVDEVEMADEVQGLDQQLRRFGPELEVEVLPDLDVIIIRGNKNDVREMTRILKELERLSVETEPTVEVYPLQHVRGDSLAILIEKVNTDLTGGLRGRVTVTPLIKPNALLIIGWGDTVESVRELIAKLDQPIPKEAQFQIFRLKHADAQSARTTVQEFFTARNTPGAGTGAVAGAGLAPRVQVTADSRTNSLIIQAAPRDLAEVTSLIEQLDVAGGEVVHQARIFKLKNTLAADLAPLLQSAIDGSRGGTGNANAQKASMLEFMAIDKEGNQILKQAVLTDVKVTPDPHTNSLLVSASPESMELIAALIKRLDDTVSEGAQIKVFRVYNGDATSLVGMLRSLLPPPNASPTSPQLANSRDETSLIPVRFSVDLRTNSIIATGAAGDLRIIEALLLRLDQRDVEQRKNQVYRLKNAPAAAVAKSVNDFLRSERTVQQAAPGAISPFQQIESEVVVVPEPVSNSLIISATPRFFDEIEKLVVKLDAEPPQVMIQVMIAQVSLNNTNEFGVELGIQDSVLFDRSLLGNLVTTASSTSASTPSGILTQNTQNVLGATNTPGFNFNGSPLGNSGAPGALAGSNTVGGQAVSNFGVGSSNQTLGYGGLVLSASSENVSVLIRALRQSNRLEVLSRPQIRTLDNQPAFIQIGQKVPRLVSVSVTQVGSVNGVTLENVGLILGVTPRISPEGMVVMEVDAEKSEVDVTDQGIPVSVSASGAVIRSPLFNVTTASTTVSALSGETIIIGGLITKSNNDTRRRVPVLSDIPILGNLFRYDSVIAQRSELLIILTPHVIRSPEESARIKRAEVARMHWCAGDVVDVYGPGIIDEEPIGPFGDNEVPVIYPDVNPRGSLHPPEIPPQPQPPQPIESLRGQVGGKADDAAATKNKQMAKLPIFSAKKRK